From the genome of Candidatus Poribacteria bacterium:
AGGAACGGTGCTGGATAACGATAGACACGGAGACCCCGGCAACGGCATATCCGGGGGACAGTTGGATTACGTCGAGGTTAACCACACATCCTCAGCTACAGGCAGTGGAGTGGTGGCCACGTTTCAGCTTGAGGTTATAGGAACTCCTCCGTCGGGATACACCACGGTCTCCTTTGACTTCGATGAGGCTAACGGGAGGGTGACCGCTTTGTCCGTCGCAGGAGATGGCACGCTCACCCCTGCCACCATCAATGGGAAGATATACATCGGCAGCGCCGCGCCCACGGGCGGGACAACCATCTCCGGTAAAGTGCAACTCCAGTCCAGGACGAATCACTCGGCGCAAGTGACGATAGAGGTTAGAAGCCACGGCGGGACTGTTCCTCTGGAGAAAAGAGTTATCAACACGAGCTCAGATGGCAGCTACACGTTGAACCTGACCACGCCGGCAGGGACATATGATATAGCAGCAAAGGCCGATGGGTTTCTCAGACAAACCCTGCAGAACGTCACGATCCCATCCTCAAGCCTGAATTTCTCCCTGTTGGCCGGAGACGCAGATGGGGATAACGATGTTGATCTAAAGGATTTCAACGTTTTGTCAGCCAGCTTCGGCAGCGTCCAAGGTGATCCGAACTATAATTCAAGCTGCGATTTCAATGGGAATGATACCGTAGACCTCTCCGATTTCGCCGTTTTGGCGAGCAATTTCTTAAAGGCGGGCGATGCAGCCCCTGACAACGGGAAAACCGAAGATGAATTCGATTTAAAGCTCTCCTCTGTGATAGCCGGACAGGAGGCAAAAATCGCACTTAAGGGAGATGTCTCATCCCTATACGCCTATGCGGTCCAGATTGAGTTCGATCCGGAGCAACTCCAGCTGCGGGATGCCGAGCCTGGAGATCTGTTAAGCGGCGGGAAAATCTTATACCACATCAAAATCGAAAGGCCAGGCTTAGCGACTGTGCTTGCGAGCCTCATCGAAGAGAAAAGCGGGTTAAACGGAAAGGGAGATCTCCTGAGGTTGACGTTCAGGGTTAACAGCTGGAGCGAAGATACGAGCGTAAAGCTTCTTAACGGAATATCGATCAGGGTGAGAGGATCAAACGAGGTCAAAATCGGCATGCTCCCGAAGTTAAGCCTGATCCTACATGCCGTGCCTGAGGCGACCTCTCTGGGACAGAACTATCCCAACCCATTTAACCCTGAGACGTGGATACCCTTCAGACTCTCTGAGCGAGCTGAGGTGAAGATCCGGATATTCGACGTATCCGGCAAGCTGGTGAGGGTTTTGGATCTGGGGAAGCTCGAGCCGGGCTACTATGAGGATCGAAGCAGAGCGGCATATTGGGACGGACGAAATGAGATCGGTGAAAAGGTGACGAGTGGCGTTTACATCTATCAGCTTCTGGTAGGTGACAGATCATTCGCGAGAAAAATGGTTATCCTTAAGTGATCCCCCTCCAGGTCTCACCTGGAGTCTCTCTAGGGCGGGGGAGTAAAGGGCACTGCCACCCCTCCCTTTACTCCCTATTCTCTCTTCCGCCTCCTTAAACGGGCAGGCGATAGTCTGCCCGTTATTTTTGCCTGATCCATCCGCTGTACTTCGCTACGAGAGGCATATTGCATACTTTACACCGCGACGTGTCTATGTTAAAATAGGACCTAGGTGATAAGGATGATAAAAGCCCAAATCCCCCATCATCTCAGACCGGCTCTCGATCTCATAGTCAAATCGCTTCGGGAAGTCTTAGGTGAGCATCTCATAGCCGTTCTGCTGAAAGGATCCCTCGTGAAGGGGGATTTCATACCCGGATATTCCGACGTGGACATCCATGTCCTTGTGGACTACGAGGTGATGGAAGGCCCGCGCTCACCAAGACTTGAGGAGGCGCTGAGAATACAGGAGAGGATCGGAATCATCCGCCCCCAAGATTACGACGTCTGGCAATTCCAGATCTTCTTCCTATCCCCGGAGCATTATCCATATGATTGGTCGCCCCCTCTGCCGGGAACCTATATCCTGCTCTACGGGGATGTCCCTGAGGATCTCAGAGAGACAGAGGAAGGGTATTATCGTAAGATCGATCTGAGCCTTCATCGCATATCCGGTTATATCTCTTACCTGCTGGAGCGATTTACCGATAAGCCGAACCAGAGATTGGCGGAGATCGTTAGATTGACGGGGGCGATATTGAAAGGAACGCTTTATAACGCCGTCTCCCTCCTGGAGGAGAAGCCGCTTTCAGTGTGGCGTATGCCGGTGTGGGAGGTGCTCTCAAAGTGGGAGGATGAGCTCTGTCCCGGCGGTCATCTGTCCAACTTCTTCAATGGTATCAGGGAGGAGTGGGGGAGGGTCATTGAAGATCCGGATTTTGCCCGATATCTCTTCAGCGAGGGGATCAAGAGCTTCCAGGCGCTGGAGAGGTGGTTCGATGAAAAGGGCAGATCGTTGATACCGGAGGATAAGGTGAAGCTGTGATGAAACGGATGCTACTGCATATCTGTTGCGCTCCCTGCTCGACATACGTCATAGAGGTCTTGAAGCCCATCTATGAGGTCACGGGTTTCTTCTATAATCCTAACATCCATCCGAGAGGTCAG
Proteins encoded in this window:
- a CDS encoding nucleotidyltransferase domain-containing protein; translation: MIKAQIPHHLRPALDLIVKSLREVLGEHLIAVLLKGSLVKGDFIPGYSDVDIHVLVDYEVMEGPRSPRLEEALRIQERIGIIRPQDYDVWQFQIFFLSPEHYPYDWSPPLPGTYILLYGDVPEDLRETEEGYYRKIDLSLHRISGYISYLLERFTDKPNQRLAEIVRLTGAILKGTLYNAVSLLEEKPLSVWRMPVWEVLSKWEDELCPGGHLSNFFNGIREEWGRVIEDPDFARYLFSEGIKSFQALERWFDEKGRSLIPEDKVKL